The DNA region atactttaggtttctgaacattaaacttgtttctgcctttcatagtgtgtaacttgaaggccctgagtactttctcccacactgaaaacactggaatgataaaattatttgaacattacctaataagactgattcaggacagacaattagctattttaaacttttctagcagtccttcacaaacagggaacagtctgtctattctctccatctgtcagctgctgctggctcttcttcctcctcttcctcacacactgctgagtttgtcctggtggatcatcaggggtgcaaagcctcacagatgatgtgcagcagtggctccctcagtctgtcctcactctggacacttgcagttgtcacacatggaaatcaaatgtgtgataagctgcaggattcaaacacaagtgtaacttataaatacatgttcatacttttacattacacaatcagagagaaagaaaaagagagagagtgcaggacagacagacaggtgacagtctcaggtgtatacactgctacaaaacaggacaagagaaggaggatttagtctttgtgttattacgagtgctaaacaagaagagttcccagatggtacagtggacacatgtgtgactcctgtgattaaagcatctttctttcagcttaacgagtgaaccgtcagctcgttcaaacacacgttaaagtccgtctggctcgacaccaccgaacagaggcagcaatataacatagctaacattaacagtgcagtgaatcctgcttgtgccgtgatattcaggactgcaaaccgagcagcatcactgactttcagcttgttgtgtttgtggatatatgactgactttaattatccatgaaatcatcacattctctgtaagattaaggtcgactatatatatatatatatatatataggagtaaaggctttaaaaccaagtgaaagtgcaaacatcactaatgtcacataactttgccgacatgtggccaacagtaatgttttcatgttcttcattattaaacattcgcacataaataagtgacataatattcagtacttacttttgccagttcaCTCTTTCGGCCGCTttcttctgccgtattttgctgcaaaattatccacacccaccgctgcgctatgaattgtgggatatatgggaccacgaagcgtgcaccggaccacgcttgatatttggggaaatcgacggcgcatttggagtatgcatttgaagcacactttgaattgggacagccgtcgtcgcgtggcggtgacgtattcgcacttgatatgcgtacttcaagcgtgcataccctgaattgggacacagccatcgTAAACTTTGTcttctccgctacatacagtccagtatatagagagacgagacgacgaggctcctgTTACAGCAgggcaagtaaacaaacaataaatataagaagagtaagaaaataaatctacactttaggactaggggtaaagggatcaataattGAATAATTGAATTATagattaaaatttataatttacagtttgatgacttaaagtctcacacacattaaagtctcacacacattaataaatgtttatttattaatgtttaataaataaacattaagaaaattaacaagaatattacagagtagaaaagagcgtttgtaaaaagggtgtaactattgcagtatttacagtgtgttagatggaggacttgaacagggagatggccacaggcaggaatgacttcctgtgtcgttcagtggtgctttttggtaaacTCAGTCTCTCagtgaacgtgctcctgtgactagccactacgtcatggagtgggtgggaggtattatccatGATTGTCCTCATCTTGGACAACATTTGCCTCTCCTCTCAGACATTACCTTAAGACATTACTGGCCTTgtagttcagtttattttgtctgttggcatctgtgaaactcaacctgctgccccagcatgcaacagcatagaggatagcactggccacaacagagaTACAACAAGATAACAACAGAGAGCGAAAATTTCTGAAGAAATTTTAAACGTGCCTATGCTACTGCCAATGAGTGTAGTTTGCCTTTCacaccactagagggagcctaACGCGCCATGAGTTTACCTTTCATATTGCACCAtgagtgtagtttgccattcataccaCTAGAGGGAATAAAACGCCCAGTAAGTGTAGTTTGCCATGCATACCACTAGAAGAAGCCAAACGGAATACAGCTGGTTTTCAAGTCAAATCAAAGTGAACTTGATTGTGATCACTGCTATATGCAGTGCAGCATACAGAGAGACGAGAGGACGAGGCTGCAGTTAATGCTGGACTTGTTTTTCTAGCCCAGTTGTAATTAAATTGTTAAgactattaagactcgactgtacactgtttTCGCCGTCTCCGAAACAATAAAGTTCTGTTTGGAGCAGTGTTTAaactcctctctctgtctctcgctagcaaaggcAGAGGCAGCGAAAACAGTGTACTGTCAATTCTtaatagtttaattaaaacgagACGTGGAAAAAAGTGACGTCCAACACTAacgggggtgggggggtacACTTACCTTGGCTTAAGTCAAAGTGGAGGAAACAAAGGCTGCTGTAGTCAACACTTTATAACCCATAGTcatagcgaaagaccgcggggtCGAAAACGACGTGCCGAGCGTGAGGTGTTCTCGCTGGCTCTAATGAGCCAGTATGCTTGTAGCACATATTCACAAAGGCAGGATGGTTCGCCACTTAATTTCAtgttgtgcgcatgcgcagaaacaacgggtaggatggtttgtcaggtaggatggattcccagaacactgGCTAGCTGATGGGTAATAGACATCTCCGAAAGCATCAGAGCACTTCTGcaaatatgggatgtcttgataaaccgagcagatatttgaagtttacacagctacattgttgcctgaaaatatcttaaaagtttattttgtgacccggaaagagtaataagagcaatattaaaactaagtggctgccaccattgttggaaactgggctgcgctatgaagtGTTGGATATGGTGTTCCACGAAGGATGCACCGGACCACAGGTCTTTAAATGACTGAATGGTTTGCGCAATCTTAAAAATTCCAACTGTTCCTGAAAGCAGGAACGCTGTGCGCTTCGTTGATATTGGAGTCAAAAAGGTAATCCCAAGCTCTGGGAAGACAAAGGTGTGAGTTTTATGAGCTGGAAGCCCAAATtatgtacaaataaaaaaacgaaATACTTGAAAACGTGTAAGTTCTGGGCCTTGAATCTATAATCTATGGAAGTTCAATGTTTTGAATGGAATTATGAAAATAAACTTTTCAATTATATTCTAATTTTTTGGAAAGGGTCTGTATTAAAGACGGCGTTCAACACCATTTCTCCATATCTCTGTTTAACAACTGAGCTTCACAGACTTTACTGATATCTGATTAACTGAACTGCTTCTGCTGTTCAGTATcaacatttcttaaatgatgctcagGCCTGCAGGGCTGTAGCACACACTACAGATATAAATTACATCATTAGTCACCTGTCCAGTCCAGATTATGTAGAAGAAGGAGAAGCCGGCTTTCAACTGCAATCCATGACCAAGATATGCAGATGCTGGTGCTGCCCTATGTGGGTAAAAAAGCTCAGCATGTTCATTCTACCCAGTATCCCCCAGAGTCTCGAAGATtgtggtggtgaagatgaagactgGGCTTTGAATAAAGTGCTCACTTAGGTGTCTaaggtggagatggggaggagtTGGGTTTCAGGAAAGAGACTCTGAAAGGGAAAACAACGGAGAGCACAGATTTAAACCATGCAACACGGAGGCTCACTGGTTCAAAAAAGGCAGGCAAGAAAATGACTGGACTACAGTAATGACAGTATTGATATTGACAGCATGGGAAAGCGGTAGTCATGTAAAGAAGAGAAAATCAGCTGAACAGAGACAGAAAGCATACAGCTGGAAGGTCAACATAGGCaaggggaggaaaaaagagaacctGCGAGAAGCCTCTAGGGTCGCTGGAGGTCAGGATGGTGAATGGACAGACTACAGAAAAGAATCCAGGCAGCTGAGGCTCACAGAATAAAACACTTGTTAACAACAGTCTGTAAGGATGTGATGAGAGCAGCTTATAGATTTTTGTCTGATCTTGGATTCTAGCtgctcatttttaatttctgttgTAATAGCTGCAGTATGCGGTTTAGTGTACTGTAACAAACAAGGCCTTCCCTGAAAAACATGTTGCTCTAGCACTTGTATATACTTTACCTTTCAGCATTGCTGGGGCCTTTCCAGAGCGAGCTGAGAGTACCATAGAGATTAATGCACCATCATTAGTGCCTATGGTAGTGTCTGCTAGAACTTGTGCTTCTATACAAGTATCatctattttattaaaaatagaaaaaaaattatgaatttttaaaatgaaaaatagtttTCTAATTAGCAAAACATCACAACACAAAACTCCATTTACTTTATTTCAgtggtttatttatttgaattgcAACATCATCTTCCTCTGCTGCTTCTGTCTACTGAGGAGATGAGAATCTGCCAAAAAACAGGATGGACTTGGTCTCATTGTGTCtgatgaagaagaggaagggGTGATCTGCTCTGAAGTGTGTGTCCGGTATATAACAGTTAGTGACCACAGCACATGTGGCTGCAGCGGCCTCCGTGCCCTCCTCGTTCACCTCCACAAAGGCCTTGTGGGCCACTGTAGACAGGAAGAGCCTCCCCTTACCGTTCATGCCAGACAGGTCAGCGCTTCCTTCACAGAACACGTCCTTCATACCCAGTTTAGCCAGAGGATCATTCAGCTCATAGTCTTCCTCCAGCTTGAACTTTGGCAGGTGAAGGAAAACTTCTGAACGGGTGCTCATGTTTTTGCTGTTGGTCCATTCATTCAGCCTCTCCTGTGTTAGCTCCTTCTCCAGCTGGAACACAGTTAATACATTTTGTCATATTTCTTTTGCTcatatttaaattcattttatacATGAAATCAGAAGAAGAgtttttgtggcttctctttaCAGGAACTTGTTTCTAGGCTGTGTACCTTCAGCAGAGGGTCTGAGCCGTCTGAGGACTCCTTAGGCAGCAGAATGAACATGCTGAGCTCCTCACCCACATAGGGCAGCTCCAGGATCTGCAAATCATGGTCAGGAATGTAGTTGTAGGGAAGCTTCTTCTCCTGGTACATCATCTGGACTGGTACGGTCTCATTCTG from Pelmatolapia mariae isolate MD_Pm_ZW linkage group LG17, Pm_UMD_F_2, whole genome shotgun sequence includes:
- the LOC134615774 gene encoding leukocyte elastase inhibitor-like isoform X1; translation: MSAVSSSNTAFALELFRTLSQTNPAGNIFVSPLSISSALAMVYLGAKEDTAAQMAQALSFSSGEGVHADFQKLNADINSPSASYILKLANRLYGENTAHFLPDFLEATQKYYQADLKAVDFIGAPEACRAEINSWVEQQTENKIKDLLKPGTVDKDTRLALVNAVYFKGNWKNPFDEANTKEMPFKIKKNETVPVQMMYQEKKLPYNYIPDHDLQILELPYVGEELSMFILLPKESSDGSDPLLKLEKELTQERLNEWTNSKNMSTRSEVFLHLPKFKLEEDYELNDPLAKLGMKDVFCEGSADLSGMNGKGRLFLSTVAHKAFVEVNEEGTEAAAATCAVVTNCYIPDTHFRADHPFLFFIRHNETKSILFFGRFSSPQ